Below is a genomic region from Sphaeramia orbicularis chromosome 6, fSphaOr1.1, whole genome shotgun sequence.
tgtagggttatatacaggcaccgtagggttatatacagggagtgtagggttatatacaggggctgtagggttatatacagatgctgtagggttatatacagggactgtagggttatatacagaggCTGTAGGGTTATATGCAgccgctgtagggttatatacagggagTGTAGCGTTATATACAGGCACTGCAGGGTTATATACAGGAAGTGTAGGGTTATATACAAGGACTGTAGGTTATGTACAGGGGCTGTAGGGTTATGTACAGGGGCTGCAGGGTTATATACATGGGCTGTAGGTTATGTACAggggctgtagggttatatacaggcaccgtagggttatatacaggggctgtagggttatatacagatgctgtagggttatatacaggggctgtagggttatatacaggcaccgtagggttatatacagggagTGTAGGGCTAtatacaggggctgtagggttatatacagacgctgtagggttatatacaggcaccgtagggttatatacagggagTGTAGGGCTATATACAGggactgtagggttatatacaggggctgtagggttatatacaggggctgtagggttatatacagaggctgcagggttatatacaggggctgtagggttatatacaggcaccgaagggttatatacagggagtgtagggttatatacagggagTGTAGGGCTATATACAGggactgtagggttatatacaggcgctgtagggttatatacaggggctgtagggttatatacagaggCTGCAGGGTTATATATAGGGGCTGTAGGAttatatacaggcactgtagggttatatacaggcaccgaagggttatatacagggactgtagggttatatacagggactgtagggttatatacaggtaggatgctgttatggactgtttgccTTGTTAACAGACAGACCATGGATcctgtgagcaggttctgttcacagtgttgtgtgaaaactttgttTGGTAGTTTAccaaatctgtcaaaatgatggacagccttcagaattttccattatctttaaaaaaaaatcaggctaattatgttcattttgtcttctgttaatgtaattattcttttttcttttgttcagacagggtATAGTTTTTGTTCAGACAGGGTATAGTTTTTGTTCAGACagggtatagtttttagatgttacctgcgtgacagctttgactgtgactccagtcttcctcagaagtgtcatTCGACATGCTGCTGACGTGttatttatcagctggtcggctcgatgggctctgattggtccgtcgcgCCTCTCCCACATTGGGTGGTCTTTGGAGgcgggaatcccaggtgtgcgacagggtgtacgccccctcgtcCTGGTTGATGGTGCCGCTCACCCACTTTCTGATCTCTGTTGCTTCCTTAATCCAACGTTTGAGTTGGTTTGTCTCAGATGTTCTCATTGTACCCTTATCCCAGTCTGTGATCTGGTTTTGTCTTCTGCAGTGTTCTGTGATGGCTGATTTTAGGTTCTCCTGTTCTGCTTTGTCCTTTTCAGTCCGTGTGAACGCCCCACTGTCtccttttcacatttttttaatgttcttttttccATGTATTGAATGATCGTCTTGTTTCCCCAATGTAAGTTTTGTCACACGATTTGCACGGTATTTCGTTGATGACGTTGCATTTTTGGTTCGGTGCTATTTTGTCTTTTGGATGTACGAGTAGTTGACAgagttttgtgtgtggttttacAGCAGTGTTGATGTGATGTTTTTTCAAGACCCATTGTATTGGTTCTGTTATCCTCGGATGTATGGTCTTTTTGTTTGTCGtctgtcttttttgtgtgtttaataTGGAGTCagagtcgaaactgtcaagcaggtaacatctaaaaactataccttgtctgaacaaaagaaaaaagaaaagtttaatttaaaaaaatccatcaatgacgaAATATTTTTGGGTATCAAATATATACGCCAAAAAAATAATCATATCGAATCTTAAAAGAGTGGTGTCACCCAGCACTACTACTGGTACCTCAATTAACCTATAATAAAAAAAGTGTCTTGCCTGATGTCTCTCTTTATAACGTACACTGTATGCATGTACCAAGGTGACGTTCGAAGTCATTTTGAAACAACTAAGTGTCGCCAGGTTCAGAAAGGCTGACAAAACAGATTTGTGTCCCCTTAGCCAAAGAAACTCAAGGTATCTTTTTAATGTCAGCGCTCGCCTACTCACCGAACAAAATTACACGGCACATCTAATTATTGATTGCTTGGAAATGTCACACGTTGCCGAGGTTGTTTAACGATCACAGGAGTGGAGGTTGTAAAATGTGAAGAGCTGCTGGCCAAGGAGTAAATCCTTAACCTTTTTAATGCCACAGCACActgatatagtaaaaaaaaaagtcggtATCTACCTAATTATTACTCCCTGTGAAATGCCACATGCTCTCAGCCAGGTGTGATCACGCCAAGATCAGACAGCAAAATGTCAAGAGCTGCTGGCCAACCAACCATTTGTACGAGCCGTGCAGGGGGGAAGTACGGTCACAAGCCCAGTCACTTACTTTTTAATGAAGTGCGATCAATGATTTCTGCTTCTAAAATCTCAGTATCCAGGAGAGTCGAGTTGCTCTGTGGCACACCTTCGCTCACCTTTAAACACATTTGTCAATTAGCCTTCTTTTATTTCTGCATGCATCACGGCACCGCGGACCCTCTGGGACCTGTGATCAGGAACGTGGACGAGAACCATCCACTGTGGCCCGAGTATCAGCTGACTCACTCTTTTAGCAGAAAGTCCTCATGGGGAAAATAATCATATGGGTCGAACTAGGAGGGAGAAAAAAGTGCACTGAACAGTTGTAGCTATTTGGCGAGTGTTTAggacgtggaaccagctcgactcggctcagctcaactcgactcggtattccattacaagataccactgactttatagtacctggtcgtcatagcgatgcggcgcattacttccgtgtcgtctggtCAGAGAGTCGCTAATGAACtctctcgttgcgtgttgtcttgtttgaatttttacgtcggtcaccaaagactgattgtcctcgaccgaccatggtgtagttttgggctgttaccaTGTGAATGAAAGTACCGCTATacttactgtccacttctgcatctgttttttgtaaaacggcgggtcacagagacaac
It encodes:
- the LOC115420611 gene encoding uncharacterized protein LOC115420611, which encodes MYRGCRVMYRGCRVIYRGCRLCTGAVGLYTGTVGLYTGAVGLYTDAVGLYTGTVGLYTGSVGLYTGAVGLYTDAVGLYTGTVGLYTEAVGLYAAAVGLYTGSVALYTGTAGLYTGSVGLYTRTVGLYTGSVGLYTGAVGLYTDAVGLYTGTVGLYTGSVGLYTGTVGLYTGAVGLYTGAVGLYTEAAGLYTGAVGLYTGTEGLYTGSVGLYTGSVGLYTGTVGLYTGAVGLYTGAVGLYTEAAGLYIGAVGLYTGTVGLYTGTEGLYTGTVGLYTGTVGLYTGRMLLWTVCLVNRQTMDPVSRFCSQCCVKTLFGSLPNLSK